The genome window TAGGTGTTCCAACGACTGCATATTTATAGGAATCATCAACAAAATACACATAATAATTAACTCCTTTAAAAAAGTTAACAATATCAGTGACCCAATTAAAACTCACAAGTAAACTTCGACCGCTGAGATCTTTCGGATCTACCTTTGCTTTACCAGTAATATCTTTTATTGATCCGTCACTTTTAAAACAGGTATTGAGAACTTTTACATTCCCATCTTCCTTCATAGAGTATTCAGCAGAGGAAGAATTACAGTCCTTTTGAAAAAAAGTTGGCAAACGCGCTTGCTCATACCATTTCCCCAAGTACCTAGGAAGATCAAGATTACATCCAGATCCTGTAAAGCCATTACTTTCAATCCGACACATTGAATTTTGTGATGCAACATTGTTACTATTTGCATAGGATGTACAAGCATAAAGTAAACTAGAAATTATGATGAATATTTTTTTCATTTTAATATCTTCCAAATGTTAAATTTAAAGGGTTAATAAGAACCTTTATACCCTATTC of Pigmentibacter sp. JX0631 contains these proteins:
- a CDS encoding lipocalin family protein is translated as MKKIFIIISSLLYACTSYANSNNVASQNSMCRIESNGFTGSGCNLDLPRYLGKWYEQARLPTFFQKDCNSSSAEYSMKEDGNVKVLNTCFKSDGSIKDITGKAKVDPKDLSGRSLLVSFNWVTDIVNFFKGVNYYVYFVDDSYKYAVVGTPKKDMLWILTRDEMVDSETLQKLLDIAKQNGFNLSTLVYDVR